The genomic interval AGATAGCCCTGTAAACGTCTATCAATAGCAATGTAATCGTAATTATCTGCGTATTCTCTTCGGGTTCCAACATAGCGATTGGTTTCTTCAAATAGAGCCCCGGCATCCAAAAACATGACAAGCCAGAGTAAACTTGGTTCAATCGGGAAGCGAAGTTCTGTATTTAAAACCATCCTGTGGTTCCCACCATTTCTCCATTCAGATGGGTAGAGAGAATCCTGAAAGTCCCAGCCACGTAAGTATTCATATCCACCGAGGAACTGCATATCCTGCTGTTGTATATAAGGATTACTGCGTTTTTCTCGTTCTCTTGTATTAAAAATAGGATCATCGGGGGGACGATTATAGTAGGGTGGCTTTTCGTATGTTAGAATATTATAACTCCTGAATTGCTGAACTACCTTCCATTTTCTCAGGGTATTACTTCGAATCAGGCCAAAGAAAGTATAGTCAAACCAGGTATGATAATATTCCGCCAGCATGGTGTAACGGTTAAAGTGGGAATTACCTCCGAGCATTTGCCCGGCATTGGTAACAGAAAAGGAGGCATTTAAACCACGGGTGGAATTGAAAATATTATCCCGGTTATCGTAGGCGACTCCATTTGTGAATTCGGAGCGGAATCGCCAGCCCCGGCTTACCTCGGCTCGAATCGCATCATCCGCTAAAGAGGTCGGATTTGTAGATTCAAAAAAACTGGGTGAATATATATGAAAATGTGTCCAGTTTATCCAGAAACGATGACTTACACCCACTGAGAATCCGAGGCCTGTCCGGTCGTAGGAAGCTGATTCTTTAATAATGGACTGACTGGTTGTATCCGTGATGGATGTGGCAGCTACGGGAATGGTTGTTGTCGAATAAAACATACTCAAAGTTAGAGCCCAGGGTTTATCATTCAGCCAGGGTTCTGTCCAGCTCAATTGGAATAGTTTACGTAAAGGACCAAATTCAATCCGACCGTTAACCCTCTGACCGGTTCCATTCAGGTTGTTTTCTCCCAGTTCGGTAAAGATAGAAAATCCGGAAACTGTTCCGTATCCCCCACCCATGGAAATGGTTCCGGTAGGTTGTTCCTGAACGTCAATGATTACATTGATCTTGGACTCATCGGAACCGGGTCTGTAGCTTAAGTTTACTTCTTTAAAGTAGCCAAGGTTGTAAACTCTTTCCCTCGAACGATTAATCAAAGCCGAGTTAAACAGATCACCGGGTTTAAACAGTAACTCCCGACGAATTACCTTATCGAGTGTCTTTTTATTACCTTTGATGATGATATTTTCGATATAACCTAAATGGTTTTCCTTGATAGTAAAATCTACATGGACATATTTTCTTCCCTCATAGTCAGGGCTTTCTATCAGAATTTCTCGTAATTCTTTAATATGGAGTTTTTCCTGTAATTCGGCACAATTCTCCTGATTCATACCGGAGGCGGAGCAGGTTTCATAGGATTT from Leptospiraceae bacterium carries:
- a CDS encoding outer membrane protein assembly factor — protein: MGKVIKKIEFQGNINTDSSDILSYLEMREGIILTDVLVNNDLKALFATGFFYFIDIQAEKIDDESVKIIFLLKERPRVEEIEFIGAEEVFPSDLRDKMPLKENEVITPEKVNLTREVILKKYRDEGFFHAYVRFEVSKVNPDTNTVKVKFIIDEGDEIPISKINIIGTKHIDASEIMGFLELKESGLIETGAFKEASFETDKQKIVAYMKSKGFLDAEIQEDGTGWEIRWANPKKKDKRVIIVNFKVFEGEIYYYNGYTTQHDYAMTNDGIPIFINKEENKELIEQYRSGSIKLDEFKKELKTIYTVNQLENLYEYTDGDVGEVFDELKLMRDRAMINELYSSKGYLYAQVNMERTMIELNDTELKSYETCSASGMNQENCAELQEKLHIKELREILIESPDYEGRKYVHVDFTIKENHLGYIENIIIKGNKKTLDKVIRRELLFKPGDLFNSALINRSRERVYNLGYFKEVNLSYRPGSDESKINVIIDVQEQPTGTISMGGGYGTVSGFSIFTELGENNLNGTGQRVNGRIEFGPLRKLFQLSWTEPWLNDKPWALTLSMFYSTTTIPVAATSITDTTSQSIIKESASYDRTGLGFSVGVSHRFWINWTHFHIYSPSFFESTNPTSLADDAIRAEVSRGWRFRSEFTNGVAYDNRDNIFNSTRGLNASFSVTNAGQMLGGNSHFNRYTMLAEYYHTWFDYTFFGLIRSNTLRKWKVVQQFRSYNILTYEKPPYYNRPPDDPIFNTREREKRSNPYIQQQDMQFLGGYEYLRGWDFQDSLYPSEWRNGGNHRMVLNTELRFPIEPSLLWLVMFLDAGALFEETNRYVGTRREYADNYDYIAIDRRLQGYLADPIGQYYIENYYQNTFIKRPENPYISEDPSRLVLRSIHDVAIDKFKFSWGVGLRIQIPVLPLRLFFAQRLHYTKNSAKPFEPYKISKNFRFVFGIGDYRF